Proteins co-encoded in one Hemitrygon akajei unplaced genomic scaffold, sHemAka1.3 Scf000134, whole genome shotgun sequence genomic window:
- the LOC140723769 gene encoding uncharacterized protein — translation MGWGACAWRGAESRGHMGDPPHVIPFCHRAAASAGLFAHRPDDAIHNAHAQSGMGDEFCSLWKQIGGGIGRVTSPPVRRARDGLFSAKQRLLFPFEDHQQVELSCTGTKVKKEDDNQQSSVKIRMDKGGKLNRAQKVFRSILPGISSREGDRDMGSKVSNQSQMETDAPMEEEQCQPRESGGTDTDQDPAISTRGKSNRVQKLLNRFLPGSSSRENNRVMGNKVPKQDQIERNVPMECTPAVEEGEQSQTRNSGDSDTNQDTATGISKVTACQHGNALNMELSSPQHGNLKAGER, via the exons ATGGGTTGGGGAGCGTGTGCGTGGCGAGGAGCGGAGTCACGGGGTCACATGGGAGACCCTCCACACGTCATTCCATTTTGCCACAGAGCTGCAGCGTCTGCAGGTTTGTTTGCCCACCGCCCTGATGATGCAATTCACAACGCGCATGCTCAGTCCGGGATGGGTGATGAATTTTGTTCTTTGTGGAAGCAGATCGGCGGTGGGATCGGGAGGGTGACCTCACCCCCGGTGCGGAGAGCCcgagacggattattctctgcgaAGCAACGCCTACTatttcccttcg aggatcaccagcaggtggagcttTCCTGCACCGGGACCAAAGTGAAAAAAGAAGACGACAATCAGCAATCGTCAGTCAAAAtcagaatggacaaag GTGGGAAATTAAATCGGGCCCAGAAAGTATTCAGGAGCATTTTGCCAGGCATCTCATCGAGAGAAGGTGATCGGGACATGGGCAGCAAGGTATCAAATCAAAGTCAGATGGAGACCGATGCCCCAATGGAGGAGGAGCAATGTCAGCCCAGAGAGAGTGGTGGCACAGACACTGATCAGGACCCTGCAATCAGCACAC GTGGGAAATCAAATCGGGTACAGAAATTACTCAATAGATTTTTGCCAGGCAGCTCATCAAGAGAAAATAATCGGGTCATGGGAAACAAGGTACCAAAGCAGGATCAGATTGAGAGGAATGTCCCAATGGAATGTACTCCGGCTGTAGAGGAGGGAGAACAAAGCCAGACCAGAAACAGTGGCGACAGCGACACTAATCAAGACACTGCAACTGGAATTAGTAAGGTGACTGCTTGTCAGCACGGAAATGCATTAAACATGGAATTGTCAAGTCCCCAGCACGGAAAT CTGAAGGCAGGTGAACGCTGA